The stretch of DNA ATGATGGCAGTACCTCCATTTTCAACGGTGACTTCAGAGCTGAGATTTTTGGTGTCAATTGCATAGCCCTGTTCAGTTTTCATGCCAATGGTGTCTTTATTGATCCCTACTAACATGGAGATCTTTCCATCGGGATGAATTTTGGGCAAGACCTCCAGACGTAAATTGGCTTTACGAAATTGCAATTTACTCCCGCTTTGAGAGCTCACTTGATACGGCAGTTCAGTTCCCTGCTCAATTGTGGCTTTAACCTGATCTCCGGTCATGATGCGGGGGTTCGAGAGAATTTTGCCCTGGCCATCAGACTCGAGTGCTGAGAGCTCCATTTGCAAGAGTTGGGCCGCATTCTTAGATACCAGGGTGGCAGCCAAGGTGGCTGGGTTGAATCCAGCCAAGCCAGTGCCTGAGAGATCAAGGTTTGCGCTTGCGTTTTGGTCCGAGCTGCTACCAATGCCATTGGCTTGATATCCCAACTTCACGCCGAGT from Polynucleobacter duraquae encodes:
- a CDS encoding secretin and TonB N-terminal domain-containing protein; translation: MGNTNFLLSESIQGKISIDLKDTPWQTALHSILASRGLRQVRNGDIYWIGPHAEIQSFQKYRREDAALPFGGDHINSPRQILIEARIVEADQRFARELGVKLGYQANGIGSSSDQNASANLDLSGTGLAGFNPATLAATLVSKNAAQLLQMELSALESDGQGKILSNPRIMTGDQVKATIEQGTELPYQVSSQSGSKLQFRKANLRLEVLPKIHPDGKISMLVGINKDTIGMKTEQGYAIDTKNLSSEVTVENGGTAIIGGIFQTTERDDEIKVPLLGDIPLIGHLFRHKSKLADKTELLVFLTPTVLDKH